Proteins from a genomic interval of Bombus affinis isolate iyBomAffi1 chromosome 16, iyBomAffi1.2, whole genome shotgun sequence:
- the LOC126925680 gene encoding protein AF-10-like isoform X2 — protein MKEMLGGCCVCSDERGWTENPLVYCDGQGCTVAVHQACYGIVTVPTGPWYCRKCESQERSARVRCELCPSRDGALKRTDQAGWAHVVCALYIPEVRFGNVTTMEPIILQLIPSERFSKSCYICEEQGRGSRANVGACMQCNKTGCRQQFHVTCAQALGLLCEEAGNYLDNVKYCGYCQHHYSKLKKGGNVKTIPPYKPIPADNGSSDSSPEKEAETPIKSSSSGKRKSSSSKSATNSKNKSNTSPSLEINGVADDKSSSGRNTPKDNTTNSSKFTTSNFVETIVTQSESVFGHDGTASTTAAVAAATIKSGSNSSSGHKNSGQTKSNSSSSNKTSSHSKKRKTGARTPTVIGNENSNQSVSSEASGSVVVAVSSVVQQAVSCNNVQTTITEATSLSTNTEPEKSKKLKVESPIQTSSSTPITTEVTTTPVIMAVTQSQSSVVTQSPTTTSNSIVVSVPLTATSLSNTVQSVVTSAPTLYQQLQQSIITTAATTEPRTSAMSNSERFISEEVPIKRSRSQSSDKQEKPRKPKRGSSNSQPALPQVQPQTQQQQSQPVSSVVTSVSSSAVVTTSKRGGRSNHQTPPPAVTVAPVPSIIQGPTLSGGHFSNISSGSVNNMGPTVKESPPSSPGSESMSSSGPGRKKRKNISAASITPTPSASSTPTLTNPKEEKDIKLFQNGVSAPHMLGNQLNPTSTMAQKMSDTLTQELEAHSIFTEASNPTTNLVGPQLHSRVIASIRSNQTGAQPTSFSSVFNATNNTNSNANTNANTTSTGSLGSGAIPQTLDQLLERQWEQGSQFLMEQAQHFDIASLLSCLHQLRAENLRLEEHVNSLLQRRDHLLAVNARLAIPLTSQPSAHPVNNIHPTVNPSHPNVPHPEVPPGAAAPVPRVSRETRVNNTYMPHSSSSNHSTTLENGLPPDPSPPAAASLPQYQHRTSLVAPQPSPTIRHSPAGNAYHQGQPSNIVSPAPTSNPGVVRNSSVTPDPLRGVPRSVPQSSSNYIPSMYQPTMSSLASNQVGNVHNLHSHGPSPPSHGPPGKPS, from the exons ATGAAGGAGATGCTTGGAGGGTGCTGCGTGTGTTCTGATGAGAGGGGTTGGACTGAAAATCCACTGGTGTATTGTGATGGCCAAGGTTGTACGGTTGCTGTACACCAAG CTTGTTATGGTATCGTTACGGTACCTACGGGACCATGGTACTGCAGGAAGTGTGAGTCGCAGGAACGTAGTGCCCGTGTA CGCTGCGAATTATGTCCAAGCAGAGATGGTGCTCTTAAGAGAACCGATCAAGCTGGATGGGCACATGTGGTTTGTGCACTTTATATACCTGAAGTTAGGTTTGGTAACGTGACAACAATGGAACCAATTATTTTGCAATTGATACCATCTGAAAGATTCAGTAAG TCATGTTACATTTGTGAAGAACAAGGAAGGGGTAGTAGAGCAAATGTGGGAGCCTGTATGCAGTGCAACAAGACTGGCTGCAGGCAGCAATTTCATGTTACTTGTGCTCAGGCTCTTGGCTTGCTCTGTGAAGAAGCTGGCAATTATCTAGATAATGTTAAATACTGTGGATATTGTCAACATCATTACTCGAAATTG AAAAAAGGTGGTAATGTAAAAACAATACCACCTTATAAGCCAATACCCGCTGATAATGGTTCGTCAGACTCGTCTCCTGAAAAGGAAGCGGAGACTCCGATAAAATCTTCGTCAAGTGGTAAACGAAAGAGTTCAAGTTCCAAATCAGCTACAAATTCTAAAAACAAATCGAATACTAGTCCAAGTCTAGAAATAAATGGCGTTGCTGACGACAAAAGCAGTAGCGGCCGTAATACACCCAAAGACAACACCACAAATTCCAGTAAATTCACCACTTCCAACTTCGTAGAGACGATCGTCACCCAATCGGAGAGTGTGTTCGGACATGACGGCACCGCATCCACCACAGCCGCGGTGGCCGCCGCTACCATTAAATCCGGATCGAACTCGAGCTCCGGTCACAAAAATAGTGGACAAACGAAATCGAATTCCTCGTCATCGAACAAAACTTCGAGCCACAGTAAAAAGAGAAAGACAGGGGCGCGAACGCCGACGGTAATAGGGAATGAAAATTCAAATCAATCAGTCAGTTCCGAAGCCAGCGGTTCGGTTGTGGTTGCTGTGAGTTCAGTTGTACAGCAAGCTGTATCGTGCAATAACGTGCAGACAACCATAACGGAAGCGACAAGTTTGAGTACGAACACTGAACCGGAAAAGTCGAAAAAA TTAAAGGTGGAGAGCCCCATTCAGACATCATCAAGTACTCCAATCACCACTGAAGTGACCACCACACCTGTGATAATGGCAGTAACGCAATCCCAATCATCGGTTGTTACTCAATCACCGACAACCACATCAAATAGTATAGTAGTATCTGTCCCACTGACCGCGACTTCGTTGTCCAATACGGTACAGAGTGTGGTGACAAGTGCTCCAACGTTATACCAACAATTGCAACAGAGTATCATAACTACCGCAGCTACTACGGAACCGAGGACGAGTGCTATGTCGAATTCTGAAAGATTTATATCTGAAGAAGTACCTATTAAGAGGTCCCG TTCTCAATCGTCAGATAAGCAAGAAAAGCCGCGAAAACCGAAACGTGGATCATCGAATAGTCAACCAGCACTGCCACAAGTACAGCCTCAGACGCAGCAACAGCAGTCTCAGCCAGTTTCTTCCGTGGTAACATCAGTATCTAGCAGTGCAGTGGTAACAACGTCTAAACGAGGAGGAAGaagtaatcatcaaactcctcCACCTGCTGTAACTGTGGCACCCGTACCATCAATTATTCAAGGACCAACATTGAGCGGTGGTCATTTTAGTAACATTAGTTCTGGATCTGTAAATAACATGGGACCTACTGTCAAAGAATCCCCACCCAGCAGTCCTGGCTCTGAGAGTATGAGCAGTAGTGGACCTGGAAGGAAGAAACGGAAAAACATCAGTGCTGCTTCTATAACGCCAACGCCTTCTGCATCCAGTACTCCGACTCTTACAAAcccaaaagaagaaaaggatataaaatt ATTCCAGAATGGAGTTAGTGCACCACATATGCTAGGAAATCAGTTGAACCCAACTTCCACAATGGCACAAAAAATGTCTGATACTCTTACCCAGGAACTTGAAGCACATTCTATTTTTACGGAAGCTAGTAATCCTACAACGAATTTAGTTGGCCCACAGCTACATAGTCGAGTGATTGCATCT aTACGATCCAATCAAACAGGTGCACAGCCTACATCATTTTCTTCGGTTTTTAATGCCACTAACAATACCAACAGCAACGCCAACACTAACGCTAATACAACCAGCACCGGTTCTTTGGGCAGTGGAGCAATACCCCAAACGCTTGACCAACTGTTAGAGAGACAATGGGAGCAAGGAAGCCAGTTTCTGATGGAGCAAGCCCAACACTTTGACA TCGCTTCATTACTTTCGTGTCTTCACCAATTGAGAGCAGAGAACCTTAGGTTAGAGGAACATGTAAATAGTCTTCTGCAAAGGAGAGATCATTTATTGGCTGTGAACGCTAGACTCGCAATCCCTCTGACGTCCCAGCCTAGTGCTCACCCAG TGAATAACATACACCCAACAGTCAACCCATCGCACCCTAATGTTCCACATCCCGAAGTCCCACCAGGAGCTGCGGCCCCTGTTCCGAGGGTGAGCAGGGAAACACGAGTGAACAACACGTACATGCCACACTCGAGCTCCAGTAATCATTCTACGACGCTAGAAAATGGCCTGCCTCCGGATCCGTCACCTCCAGCTGCAGCTTCACTTCCACAGTATCAACACAGGACGTCATTAGTCGCACCCCAACCAAGTCCAACGATCAG ACACAGTCCGGCCGGAAACGCGTACCACCAAGGACAGCCTAGTAATATAGTCTCCCCTGCGCCGACTAGTAATCCTGGTGTGGTCAGGAATTCGTCCGTTACACCAGATCCTTTACGCGGGGTACCAAG GTCAGTGCCACAGTCGTCGAGCAATTACATACCTTCAATGTACCAACCCACGATGTCCAGTTTGGCAAGTAATCAAGTAGGTAATGTTCATAATCTTCATTCACATGGACCTTCTCCACCCAGCCATGGACCACCTGGAAAACCCAGCTGA
- the LOC126925698 gene encoding pancreas transcription factor 1 subunit alpha-like isoform X4: MYSMDNLELDMMNRQYMYEAHSFLGNPAIPALPPHCGAPTTATLPSIPSQLASHTAGSTGSTSGSEIYLYDENSTDNESAYSSDQENHTRDVIMISRRSQSNRRNGATGKSPRQAVQQRQAANMRERRRMQNINDAFEGLRAHIPTLPYEKRLSKVDTLKLAIGYIKFLNELVRADKGNDPLTGNGGLSRCSGRDDTKKVIIRGSRTSPRMGRCTRKSGPRRTQERQRMARHSNKVLRC; the protein is encoded by the exons ATGTATTCTATGGATAATTTGGAATTAGACATGATGAATCGCCAGTACATGTACGAGGCTCATAGTTTCCTTGGAAATCCTGCGATTCCAGCTCTGCCACCGCATTGCGGAGCACCTACCACGGCTACGCTGCCTTCGATTCCGTCGCAGCTAGCTTCTCATACTGCTGGCAGTACTGGAAGTACCAGTGGCagtgaaatttatttatatgaCGAAAACAGCACCGACAATGAGAGCGCTTACAGCAGTGACCAGGAAAACCACACCAGAGA TGTAATAATGATTTCTAGACGAAGTCAGAGCAACAGAAGAAACGGGGCAACGGGAAAAAGTCCAAGGCAGGCGGTGCAACAGAGGCAGGCTGCCAATATGAGGGAGAGGAGACGTATGCAGAATATAAACGATGCCTTCGAGGGCCTTAGGGCTCACATACCAACTTTGCCCTACGAAAAGAGACTCTCTAAAGTAGATACATTAAAATTGGCGATCGGTTACATAAAGTTCCTGAACGAACTGGTCAGAGCTGACAAGGGCAACGATCCTCTGACAGGGAACGGAGGTCTCTCGAGGTGTTCCGGTCGAGACGACACTAAGAAGGTCATAATTCGTG GAAGTCGGACATCTCCCCGAATGGGACGATGTACGCGAAAGTCTGGACCCCGGAGGACCCAAGAACGTCAAAGAATGGCTCGACATTCGAATAAAGTGCTCAGGTGTTAA
- the LOC126925698 gene encoding pancreas transcription factor 1 subunit alpha-like isoform X1 has translation MYSMDNLELDMMNRQYMYEAHSFLGNPAIPALPPHCGAPTTATLPSIPSQLASHTAGSTGSTSGSEIYLYDENSTDNESAYSSDQENHTRDVIMISRRSQSNRRNGATGKSPRQAVQQRQAANMRERRRMQNINDAFEGLRAHIPTLPYEKRLSKVDTLKLAIGYIKFLNELVRADKGNDPLTGNGGLSRCSGRDDTKKVIIRGSEGNPFIFHSLSWSRKSDISPNGTMYAKVWTPEDPRTSKNGSTFE, from the exons ATGTATTCTATGGATAATTTGGAATTAGACATGATGAATCGCCAGTACATGTACGAGGCTCATAGTTTCCTTGGAAATCCTGCGATTCCAGCTCTGCCACCGCATTGCGGAGCACCTACCACGGCTACGCTGCCTTCGATTCCGTCGCAGCTAGCTTCTCATACTGCTGGCAGTACTGGAAGTACCAGTGGCagtgaaatttatttatatgaCGAAAACAGCACCGACAATGAGAGCGCTTACAGCAGTGACCAGGAAAACCACACCAGAGA TGTAATAATGATTTCTAGACGAAGTCAGAGCAACAGAAGAAACGGGGCAACGGGAAAAAGTCCAAGGCAGGCGGTGCAACAGAGGCAGGCTGCCAATATGAGGGAGAGGAGACGTATGCAGAATATAAACGATGCCTTCGAGGGCCTTAGGGCTCACATACCAACTTTGCCCTACGAAAAGAGACTCTCTAAAGTAGATACATTAAAATTGGCGATCGGTTACATAAAGTTCCTGAACGAACTGGTCAGAGCTGACAAGGGCAACGATCCTCTGACAGGGAACGGAGGTCTCTCGAGGTGTTCCGGTCGAGACGACACTAAGAAGGTCATAATTCGTG GCAGCGAGGGGAACCCATTCATTTTCCATTCTTTGTCCTGGTCTAGGAAGTCGGACATCTCCCCGAATGGGACGATGTACGCGAAAGTCTGGACCCCGGAGGACCCAAGAACGTCAAAGAATGGCTCGACATTCGAATAA
- the LOC126925680 gene encoding protein AF-10-like isoform X1, giving the protein MKEMLGGCCVCSDERGWTENPLVYCDGQGCTVAVHQACYGIVTVPTGPWYCRKCESQERSARVRCELCPSRDGALKRTDQAGWAHVVCALYIPEVRFGNVTTMEPIILQLIPSERFSKSCYICEEQGRGSRANVGACMQCNKTGCRQQFHVTCAQALGLLCEEAGNYLDNVKYCGYCQHHYSKLKKGGNVKTIPPYKPIPADNGSSDSSPEKEAETPIKSSSSGKRKSSSSKSATNSKNKSNTSPSLEINGVADDKSSSGRNTPKDNTTNSSKFTTSNFVETIVTQSESVFGHDGTASTTAAVAAATIKSGSNSSSGHKNSGQTKSNSSSSNKTSSHSKKRKTGARTPTVIGNENSNQSVSSEASGSVVVAVSSVVQQAVSCNNVQTTITEATSLSTNTEPEKSKKLKVESPIQTSSSTPITTEVTTTPVIMAVTQSQSSVVTQSPTTTSNSIVVSVPLTATSLSNTVQSVVTSAPTLYQQLQQSIITTAATTEPRTSAMSNSERFISEEVPIKRSRSQSSDKQEKPRKPKRGSSNSQPALPQVQPQTQQQQSQPVSSVVTSVSSSAVVTTSKRGGRSNHQTPPPAVTVAPVPSIIQGPTLSGGHFSNISSGSVNNMGPTVKESPPSSPGSESMSSSGPGRKKRKNISAASITPTPSASSTPTLTNPKEEKDIKLFQNGVSAPHMLGNQLNPTSTMAQKMSDTLTQELEAHSIFTEASNPTTNLVGPQLHSRVIASIRSNQTGAQPTSFSSVFNATNNTNSNANTNANTTSTGSLGSGAIPQTLDQLLERQWEQGSQFLMEQAQHFDSEFASLLSCLHQLRAENLRLEEHVNSLLQRRDHLLAVNARLAIPLTSQPSAHPVNNIHPTVNPSHPNVPHPEVPPGAAAPVPRVSRETRVNNTYMPHSSSSNHSTTLENGLPPDPSPPAAASLPQYQHRTSLVAPQPSPTIRHSPAGNAYHQGQPSNIVSPAPTSNPGVVRNSSVTPDPLRGVPRSVPQSSSNYIPSMYQPTMSSLASNQVGNVHNLHSHGPSPPSHGPPGKPS; this is encoded by the exons ATGAAGGAGATGCTTGGAGGGTGCTGCGTGTGTTCTGATGAGAGGGGTTGGACTGAAAATCCACTGGTGTATTGTGATGGCCAAGGTTGTACGGTTGCTGTACACCAAG CTTGTTATGGTATCGTTACGGTACCTACGGGACCATGGTACTGCAGGAAGTGTGAGTCGCAGGAACGTAGTGCCCGTGTA CGCTGCGAATTATGTCCAAGCAGAGATGGTGCTCTTAAGAGAACCGATCAAGCTGGATGGGCACATGTGGTTTGTGCACTTTATATACCTGAAGTTAGGTTTGGTAACGTGACAACAATGGAACCAATTATTTTGCAATTGATACCATCTGAAAGATTCAGTAAG TCATGTTACATTTGTGAAGAACAAGGAAGGGGTAGTAGAGCAAATGTGGGAGCCTGTATGCAGTGCAACAAGACTGGCTGCAGGCAGCAATTTCATGTTACTTGTGCTCAGGCTCTTGGCTTGCTCTGTGAAGAAGCTGGCAATTATCTAGATAATGTTAAATACTGTGGATATTGTCAACATCATTACTCGAAATTG AAAAAAGGTGGTAATGTAAAAACAATACCACCTTATAAGCCAATACCCGCTGATAATGGTTCGTCAGACTCGTCTCCTGAAAAGGAAGCGGAGACTCCGATAAAATCTTCGTCAAGTGGTAAACGAAAGAGTTCAAGTTCCAAATCAGCTACAAATTCTAAAAACAAATCGAATACTAGTCCAAGTCTAGAAATAAATGGCGTTGCTGACGACAAAAGCAGTAGCGGCCGTAATACACCCAAAGACAACACCACAAATTCCAGTAAATTCACCACTTCCAACTTCGTAGAGACGATCGTCACCCAATCGGAGAGTGTGTTCGGACATGACGGCACCGCATCCACCACAGCCGCGGTGGCCGCCGCTACCATTAAATCCGGATCGAACTCGAGCTCCGGTCACAAAAATAGTGGACAAACGAAATCGAATTCCTCGTCATCGAACAAAACTTCGAGCCACAGTAAAAAGAGAAAGACAGGGGCGCGAACGCCGACGGTAATAGGGAATGAAAATTCAAATCAATCAGTCAGTTCCGAAGCCAGCGGTTCGGTTGTGGTTGCTGTGAGTTCAGTTGTACAGCAAGCTGTATCGTGCAATAACGTGCAGACAACCATAACGGAAGCGACAAGTTTGAGTACGAACACTGAACCGGAAAAGTCGAAAAAA TTAAAGGTGGAGAGCCCCATTCAGACATCATCAAGTACTCCAATCACCACTGAAGTGACCACCACACCTGTGATAATGGCAGTAACGCAATCCCAATCATCGGTTGTTACTCAATCACCGACAACCACATCAAATAGTATAGTAGTATCTGTCCCACTGACCGCGACTTCGTTGTCCAATACGGTACAGAGTGTGGTGACAAGTGCTCCAACGTTATACCAACAATTGCAACAGAGTATCATAACTACCGCAGCTACTACGGAACCGAGGACGAGTGCTATGTCGAATTCTGAAAGATTTATATCTGAAGAAGTACCTATTAAGAGGTCCCG TTCTCAATCGTCAGATAAGCAAGAAAAGCCGCGAAAACCGAAACGTGGATCATCGAATAGTCAACCAGCACTGCCACAAGTACAGCCTCAGACGCAGCAACAGCAGTCTCAGCCAGTTTCTTCCGTGGTAACATCAGTATCTAGCAGTGCAGTGGTAACAACGTCTAAACGAGGAGGAAGaagtaatcatcaaactcctcCACCTGCTGTAACTGTGGCACCCGTACCATCAATTATTCAAGGACCAACATTGAGCGGTGGTCATTTTAGTAACATTAGTTCTGGATCTGTAAATAACATGGGACCTACTGTCAAAGAATCCCCACCCAGCAGTCCTGGCTCTGAGAGTATGAGCAGTAGTGGACCTGGAAGGAAGAAACGGAAAAACATCAGTGCTGCTTCTATAACGCCAACGCCTTCTGCATCCAGTACTCCGACTCTTACAAAcccaaaagaagaaaaggatataaaatt ATTCCAGAATGGAGTTAGTGCACCACATATGCTAGGAAATCAGTTGAACCCAACTTCCACAATGGCACAAAAAATGTCTGATACTCTTACCCAGGAACTTGAAGCACATTCTATTTTTACGGAAGCTAGTAATCCTACAACGAATTTAGTTGGCCCACAGCTACATAGTCGAGTGATTGCATCT aTACGATCCAATCAAACAGGTGCACAGCCTACATCATTTTCTTCGGTTTTTAATGCCACTAACAATACCAACAGCAACGCCAACACTAACGCTAATACAACCAGCACCGGTTCTTTGGGCAGTGGAGCAATACCCCAAACGCTTGACCAACTGTTAGAGAGACAATGGGAGCAAGGAAGCCAGTTTCTGATGGAGCAAGCCCAACACTTTGACAGTGAGT TCGCTTCATTACTTTCGTGTCTTCACCAATTGAGAGCAGAGAACCTTAGGTTAGAGGAACATGTAAATAGTCTTCTGCAAAGGAGAGATCATTTATTGGCTGTGAACGCTAGACTCGCAATCCCTCTGACGTCCCAGCCTAGTGCTCACCCAG TGAATAACATACACCCAACAGTCAACCCATCGCACCCTAATGTTCCACATCCCGAAGTCCCACCAGGAGCTGCGGCCCCTGTTCCGAGGGTGAGCAGGGAAACACGAGTGAACAACACGTACATGCCACACTCGAGCTCCAGTAATCATTCTACGACGCTAGAAAATGGCCTGCCTCCGGATCCGTCACCTCCAGCTGCAGCTTCACTTCCACAGTATCAACACAGGACGTCATTAGTCGCACCCCAACCAAGTCCAACGATCAG ACACAGTCCGGCCGGAAACGCGTACCACCAAGGACAGCCTAGTAATATAGTCTCCCCTGCGCCGACTAGTAATCCTGGTGTGGTCAGGAATTCGTCCGTTACACCAGATCCTTTACGCGGGGTACCAAG GTCAGTGCCACAGTCGTCGAGCAATTACATACCTTCAATGTACCAACCCACGATGTCCAGTTTGGCAAGTAATCAAGTAGGTAATGTTCATAATCTTCATTCACATGGACCTTCTCCACCCAGCCATGGACCACCTGGAAAACCCAGCTGA
- the LOC126925698 gene encoding pancreas transcription factor 1 subunit alpha-like isoform X2 has translation MYSMDNLELDMMNRQYMYEAHSFLGNPAIPALPPHCGAPTTATLPSIPSQLASHTAGSTGSTSGSEIYLYDENSTDNESAYSSDQENHTRDVIMISRRSQSNRRNGATGKSPRQAVQQRQAANMRERRRMQNINDAFEGLRAHIPTLPYEKRLSKVDTLKLAIGYIKFLNELVRADKGNDPLTGNGGLSRCSGRDDTKKVIIRSEGNPFIFHSLSWSRKSDISPNGTMYAKVWTPEDPRTSKNGSTFE, from the exons ATGTATTCTATGGATAATTTGGAATTAGACATGATGAATCGCCAGTACATGTACGAGGCTCATAGTTTCCTTGGAAATCCTGCGATTCCAGCTCTGCCACCGCATTGCGGAGCACCTACCACGGCTACGCTGCCTTCGATTCCGTCGCAGCTAGCTTCTCATACTGCTGGCAGTACTGGAAGTACCAGTGGCagtgaaatttatttatatgaCGAAAACAGCACCGACAATGAGAGCGCTTACAGCAGTGACCAGGAAAACCACACCAGAGA TGTAATAATGATTTCTAGACGAAGTCAGAGCAACAGAAGAAACGGGGCAACGGGAAAAAGTCCAAGGCAGGCGGTGCAACAGAGGCAGGCTGCCAATATGAGGGAGAGGAGACGTATGCAGAATATAAACGATGCCTTCGAGGGCCTTAGGGCTCACATACCAACTTTGCCCTACGAAAAGAGACTCTCTAAAGTAGATACATTAAAATTGGCGATCGGTTACATAAAGTTCCTGAACGAACTGGTCAGAGCTGACAAGGGCAACGATCCTCTGACAGGGAACGGAGGTCTCTCGAGGTGTTCCGGTCGAGACGACACTAAGAAGGTCATAATTC GCAGCGAGGGGAACCCATTCATTTTCCATTCTTTGTCCTGGTCTAGGAAGTCGGACATCTCCCCGAATGGGACGATGTACGCGAAAGTCTGGACCCCGGAGGACCCAAGAACGTCAAAGAATGGCTCGACATTCGAATAA
- the LOC126925803 gene encoding uncharacterized protein LOC126925803, with the protein MESNNDQYTFEWANDTHLSEILSFLHENFDKEETMLKSLRDNNSLTIEDEESMRIDHERLIRAIFAFSPCIIAIGKSSKKIIGVNLMIVSKNSKSDDGADGVSAAFSNNPPKNELMKQYFNYLSEISETADLYGKFPNSKAAVEFYAVAVDRNYRRQGLSRSLMAAGISFAKNTVKDVGFIFGVYTSLYSKKAAERLGLKSVMNVDLLHYKDNDGRPIFQDTPPHNVISVMVLQLI; encoded by the coding sequence ATGGAATCAAATAACGACCAATATACTTTCGAATGGGCGAATGATACTCACTTATCGGAGATTTTATCTTTCTTACATGAAAATTTCGATAAGGAAGAGACCATGTTGAAAAGTTTGAGAGATAATAATTCGTTAACAATAGAGGATGAAGAATCGATGAGGATCGATCACGAGCGACTGATACGGGCAATTTTCGCTTTTTCACCTTGCATCATAGCGATAGGAAAATCATCGAAAAAAATCATCGGAGTAAACCTGATGATAGTTAGTAAGAATTCGAAGTCCGATGATGGTGCTGATGGCGTTTCCGCTGCCTTTAGCAACAATCCTCCTAAAAATGAATTAATGAAACAATATTTCAACTATTTATCCGAGATCAGTGAAACGGCTGATTTATATGGGAAGTTTCCAAACTCTAAGGCAGCCGTAGAATTTTATGCGGTCGCTGTGGATAGAAATTATCGTAGACAAGGACTTTCAAGGTCACTAATGGCTGCAGGAATTTCTTTCGCGAAAAATACTGTGAAAGACGTCGGATTTATATTTGGTGTGTATACGTCTCTGTATTCGAAAAAAGCGGCAGAAAGACTTGGATTGAAAAGCGTTATGAACGTAGATCTTTTGCACTACAAAGATAATGATGGGCGACCTATTTTTCAAGACACTCCGCCGCATAATGTTATTTCTGTTATGGTCTTGcaacttatttaa
- the LOC126925698 gene encoding pancreas transcription factor 1 subunit alpha-like isoform X3 — MYSMDNLELDMMNRQYMYEAHSFLGNPAIPALPPHCGAPTTATLPSIPSQLASHTAGSTGSTSGSEIYLYDENSTDNESAYSSDQENHTRERSQSNRRNGATGKSPRQAVQQRQAANMRERRRMQNINDAFEGLRAHIPTLPYEKRLSKVDTLKLAIGYIKFLNELVRADKGNDPLTGNGGLSRCSGRDDTKKVIIRGSEGNPFIFHSLSWSRKSDISPNGTMYAKVWTPEDPRTSKNGSTFE, encoded by the exons ATGTATTCTATGGATAATTTGGAATTAGACATGATGAATCGCCAGTACATGTACGAGGCTCATAGTTTCCTTGGAAATCCTGCGATTCCAGCTCTGCCACCGCATTGCGGAGCACCTACCACGGCTACGCTGCCTTCGATTCCGTCGCAGCTAGCTTCTCATACTGCTGGCAGTACTGGAAGTACCAGTGGCagtgaaatttatttatatgaCGAAAACAGCACCGACAATGAGAGCGCTTACAGCAGTGACCAGGAAAACCACACCAGAGA ACGAAGTCAGAGCAACAGAAGAAACGGGGCAACGGGAAAAAGTCCAAGGCAGGCGGTGCAACAGAGGCAGGCTGCCAATATGAGGGAGAGGAGACGTATGCAGAATATAAACGATGCCTTCGAGGGCCTTAGGGCTCACATACCAACTTTGCCCTACGAAAAGAGACTCTCTAAAGTAGATACATTAAAATTGGCGATCGGTTACATAAAGTTCCTGAACGAACTGGTCAGAGCTGACAAGGGCAACGATCCTCTGACAGGGAACGGAGGTCTCTCGAGGTGTTCCGGTCGAGACGACACTAAGAAGGTCATAATTCGTG GCAGCGAGGGGAACCCATTCATTTTCCATTCTTTGTCCTGGTCTAGGAAGTCGGACATCTCCCCGAATGGGACGATGTACGCGAAAGTCTGGACCCCGGAGGACCCAAGAACGTCAAAGAATGGCTCGACATTCGAATAA